Proteins encoded within one genomic window of Candidatus Hydrogenedentota bacterium:
- a CDS encoding DUF128 domain-containing protein has product MMDIKTKRRTVAILRILQDTPDGLGSERIAKALELAGIELSERAVRNYLAQTDDLGWTENLGRRGRRLTHRGLAELEGALVVDKVGFIAAKVDTLSYQMDFNLAAREGRVILNISTVGLRDMKSAVGILAEVFRARLGMGRLAVAGFPGERIGGFTVPPNCGAIGTVCSVSVNGIFLHANIATTSRFGGLLELAEGRPHRFNQIITYDGSSLDPLEIFIRGHMTSVMRAVREGSGMIGASFREVPAVALPEVRRIVREMEDAGLGGVVAMGGPNQPLLDIPVASGRAGIVLSGGLNPVAAVVEAGIPVTSTAMSTLCDYAVLRDYKSLAAIAAHRQL; this is encoded by the coding sequence ATGATGGACATCAAGACAAAACGGCGGACGGTGGCCATTTTGCGCATCCTGCAGGACACACCCGACGGCCTGGGCAGTGAGCGCATCGCCAAAGCCCTGGAACTGGCCGGCATCGAGCTCAGCGAGCGCGCCGTGCGCAACTATCTCGCCCAGACGGATGATCTTGGCTGGACGGAGAATCTTGGCCGCCGCGGACGCCGGCTCACCCACCGCGGCCTCGCCGAACTTGAGGGCGCCCTGGTCGTGGACAAGGTGGGCTTCATCGCCGCAAAGGTGGACACCCTCTCCTACCAGATGGACTTCAACCTCGCCGCGCGCGAGGGGCGGGTCATCCTCAATATTTCCACCGTCGGCCTTCGCGACATGAAGTCCGCCGTGGGCATTCTGGCCGAAGTGTTCCGGGCGCGTCTTGGCATGGGCCGCCTCGCCGTGGCGGGCTTTCCCGGCGAGCGCATCGGCGGGTTCACCGTGCCGCCGAATTGCGGCGCCATCGGCACCGTGTGCAGTGTCAGCGTGAACGGCATTTTCCTCCATGCGAACATCGCCACCACCTCCCGCTTCGGCGGGCTGCTCGAACTGGCCGAGGGCCGGCCGCACCGTTTCAACCAGATCATCACCTACGACGGGTCCTCCCTGGACCCCCTGGAGATTTTTATCCGCGGCCACATGACCAGCGTCATGCGGGCCGTCCGGGAAGGTTCCGGAATGATAGGCGCCAGTTTCCGCGAGGTGCCCGCGGTGGCCCTGCCCGAGGTGCGCCGCATTGTCCGTGAAATGGAGGACGCCGGACTTGGCGGCGTTGTGGCCATGGGCGGGCCCAACCAGCCCCTGCTTGACATCCCCGTGGCCAGCGGCCGCGCCGGCATTGTCCTCAGCGGCGGCCTGAACCCCGTCGCCGCCGTGGTCGAGGCGGGCATTCCCGTCACCAGCACCGCCATGAGCACCCTGTGCGACTACGCCGTGCTCCGGGACTACAAAAGCCTCGCCGCCATCGCCGCGCACCGGCAACTCTAG